The following coding sequences are from one Cenarchaeum symbiosum A window:
- a CDS encoding phosphatase (COG0546), with the protein MSLYATQDAWDELRSADSIIFDCDGVMVDVSESYDRAIDLSVRNMLERHAGIRDPPPITHEIIEGFKATGGFNDEVDLAYAAILTAAAADLTGEGRNGMFDKVIRNADRTGISSVEGYLEKIADLGPLREKLSYPDEQSPLRSTFDQLFYGKDLYRKVTGKKSEFTGRGLIENDRVILDGDLISYLRYRFGECMGIVTGRGLQSIRHPLGAMFDEFDVEHSFFLEDEPRSLAKPNPEALLRCMSGMNSTHCIYVGDSYEDLLMARDTSVSGSLATFCGVTGTSRDPGAKLDLFRGGGASIVIDSITSLPQVLNQARGGTPD; encoded by the coding sequence ATGAGCCTGTACGCCACACAGGATGCATGGGATGAGCTTCGAAGCGCGGATTCCATAATATTCGACTGCGACGGGGTAATGGTGGACGTATCGGAATCGTACGACCGCGCGATAGACCTCTCCGTCCGGAATATGCTCGAACGACACGCGGGGATCAGAGACCCACCCCCTATCACCCACGAGATAATAGAGGGCTTCAAGGCTACTGGAGGCTTTAACGATGAGGTGGACCTGGCATATGCCGCCATACTGACTGCAGCAGCGGCAGACTTGACAGGCGAGGGAAGAAACGGCATGTTCGACAAGGTAATCCGGAATGCCGACCGCACGGGGATATCCTCTGTCGAGGGATATCTGGAAAAGATAGCCGATTTAGGCCCGCTCCGGGAAAAGCTGTCATACCCCGATGAACAGAGCCCCCTGCGTTCTACATTTGACCAGCTCTTCTATGGGAAGGATCTATACCGGAAGGTGACAGGAAAAAAGTCAGAGTTTACGGGAAGGGGCCTTATCGAGAACGACCGCGTCATACTCGACGGGGATCTCATATCATACCTCCGGTACAGGTTTGGCGAATGCATGGGGATAGTGACCGGCAGGGGCCTGCAATCGATACGGCACCCGCTTGGCGCTATGTTCGACGAGTTTGACGTGGAGCATTCGTTCTTTCTAGAGGATGAGCCGCGCTCTCTTGCAAAGCCCAACCCGGAGGCGCTATTGCGGTGCATGTCGGGCATGAACTCCACCCACTGCATCTACGTAGGCGATTCCTACGAGGACCTCCTGATGGCCCGGGATACGTCCGTCTCGGGGAGTCTTGCCACCTTTTGCGGGGTGACTGGAACAAGCAGGGACCCCGGTGCAAAGCTTGACCTGTTCCGGGGCGGCGGGGCCTCTATAGTTATAGACTCTATAACATCCCTGCCGCAGGTGTTAAATCAGGCGCGGGGGGGCACACCGGATTGA
- a CDS encoding imidazoleglycerol-phosphate dehydratase (COG0131), whose protein sequence is MRKNESQRETKETEVSVSVLLDGTGSTTVNTGQPFLDHLVSSLGKHAMFDIDLKASSRDGIVHHLVEDVAITLGGAIDKALGDRSGIMRFGHASVPLDESLSEAVVDLVKRPYHRIEMKIKRPEVEGIAKEDLEHFFDSLLRNLDCCIHLTVKYGNNDHHRVESAIKSLAVALRMAVSADPRREGPPSTKGSM, encoded by the coding sequence ATGCGAAAGAACGAATCCCAGAGGGAGACAAAGGAGACAGAGGTGAGTGTATCTGTTCTGCTGGACGGCACCGGTTCCACAACAGTAAACACCGGCCAGCCGTTTCTTGACCACCTTGTATCATCTTTGGGCAAGCACGCCATGTTCGATATAGATCTCAAGGCAAGCTCCCGCGACGGCATAGTGCACCACCTTGTAGAAGATGTGGCCATTACTTTGGGTGGCGCCATAGACAAGGCCCTCGGGGACCGGTCCGGGATAATGCGGTTTGGCCACGCATCTGTACCTCTTGATGAATCGCTCAGCGAGGCGGTAGTCGACCTGGTAAAGAGGCCCTACCACCGCATAGAGATGAAGATAAAGAGGCCAGAAGTAGAGGGCATTGCCAAGGAGGACCTCGAGCACTTTTTCGATTCTCTATTGCGAAACCTGGACTGTTGCATACACCTGACTGTAAAATACGGGAACAACGACCACCACAGGGTGGAATCGGCGATAAAGTCGCTGGCAGTAGCCCTGCGCATGGCTGTATCGGCGGATCCGCGCCGCGAGGGCCCCCCCAGCACCAAGGGGAGCATGTAA
- a CDS encoding glutamine amidotransferase (COG0118): MVKVAILDYGAGNLFSLKNSLERAGAEVYIVDEPSGCAGYSGVLLPGVGNFDPAVKKIRGKNTIFEDDILGKIPVLGICLGMEMFFESSEEGIEQGLGAIPGKVVVLPSSMKVPHMGWNSLEQSRQGRLLEGVQDNSWAYFVHSYMVKPEDPGVVSASADYGTSIPAVIEKGCIYGTQFHPEKSGPAGRLMLENFLTECSR, translated from the coding sequence ATGGTCAAGGTTGCCATACTGGACTATGGCGCCGGGAACCTATTCAGTTTAAAGAACTCGCTAGAGAGGGCGGGTGCGGAAGTGTATATCGTGGATGAGCCCTCCGGGTGTGCAGGATACTCGGGTGTTCTATTGCCCGGGGTCGGCAACTTTGATCCCGCCGTCAAAAAGATACGCGGGAAGAATACCATATTCGAGGATGACATACTGGGAAAAATACCTGTCCTGGGGATCTGCCTTGGAATGGAGATGTTCTTTGAAAGCAGCGAAGAGGGCATCGAGCAGGGCCTAGGGGCCATACCCGGAAAAGTGGTGGTCCTGCCATCATCCATGAAGGTGCCCCACATGGGGTGGAACAGCCTTGAGCAGTCCAGACAGGGCAGGCTGCTAGAAGGCGTGCAGGATAATTCGTGGGCGTACTTTGTCCACTCGTATATGGTAAAACCGGAGGATCCCGGTGTAGTATCGGCTAGCGCAGACTATGGGACAAGCATACCCGCTGTAATAGAAAAAGGATGCATCTACGGGACGCAGTTCCATCCTGAAAAATCAGGTCCTGCGGGGCGCCTCATGCTGGAGAACTTTCTTACAGAGTGTTCGAGATGA
- a CDS encoding phosphoribosyl formimino-5-aminoimidazole isomerase (COG0106), which yields MKVIPAIDLMDGQVVRLRRGKAKDKTVYSDDPVKVALTWEKDGADMLHIVDLDATLGRGNNIDMIRNITDAVSIPVEAAGGLRSIDLVAGALEGADRVVLGTLAFRDRDALREILESYGSKKIVISVDHVKGKIMVDGWRENTGINLVDAMQGFVGAGFTEFLLTDVDRDGMMQGPETDTLGKVCRMSDSHVIASGGITVPGDVKSVRDAGAWGVILGKALYEGKVSVKGAISC from the coding sequence ATGAAGGTCATACCGGCCATCGACTTGATGGATGGGCAAGTAGTCAGGCTAAGGCGCGGCAAGGCAAAAGACAAGACTGTCTACAGTGATGACCCCGTAAAGGTGGCCTTGACCTGGGAGAAGGATGGCGCGGATATGCTGCATATTGTAGACCTTGATGCGACACTTGGCAGGGGGAACAATATCGATATGATAAGAAACATAACCGATGCAGTCTCCATTCCTGTCGAGGCGGCAGGTGGCCTGCGGAGTATCGATCTAGTGGCAGGCGCTCTAGAGGGGGCAGACAGGGTGGTACTCGGCACCCTGGCATTCCGGGACAGAGACGCACTCCGGGAGATACTGGAGAGTTATGGCTCCAAAAAGATAGTCATATCTGTCGACCATGTAAAGGGCAAGATAATGGTGGACGGCTGGAGGGAGAACACGGGGATAAACCTGGTCGATGCCATGCAGGGGTTTGTGGGCGCCGGGTTTACAGAGTTTCTCTTAACCGATGTGGACAGGGACGGCATGATGCAAGGCCCAGAAACTGACACCCTGGGCAAAGTATGCCGCATGTCCGATTCTCATGTAATAGCCAGCGGGGGGATAACTGTCCCCGGAGACGTAAAGAGCGTCAGGGATGCCGGCGCATGGGGAGTAATACTGGGCAAGGCCCTCTACGAGGGCAAAGTGAGCGTAAAAGGGGCCATCTCATGCTGA
- a CDS encoding imidazoleglycerol-phosphate synthase, cyclase subunit (COG0107) — MAGGRVVKGLHFESLRDAGDPVELAKKYSDEGADELVFLDITASDEGRGTLRELVRDVASVIDIPFTVGGGIGSISDAREILRNGADKVAINTAAVKDPSILTGLMEIFGKQCVVVAIDGKRVPGTDGRNIFGTDAKYWFEVFIYGGKKGTGTDAIWWAGEAARLGAGEVLLTSIDYDGTKNGYDIELTGAVAGSVPVPVVASGGCGGPEHMVDMFKNTDADAALAASIFHYDSHGIRWTKEHLRGTGIPVRL, encoded by the coding sequence GTGGCCGGAGGAAGGGTGGTCAAGGGTCTGCACTTTGAATCCCTGCGGGACGCGGGTGATCCCGTCGAGCTTGCAAAAAAGTACAGCGACGAAGGGGCAGACGAGCTCGTATTTCTGGATATTACAGCGTCAGATGAGGGGCGGGGCACCCTGAGGGAATTGGTCCGGGATGTGGCCAGCGTAATAGACATACCGTTTACCGTCGGAGGGGGCATAGGCTCTATCTCTGACGCCCGGGAGATACTGCGCAACGGGGCGGACAAGGTGGCGATAAACACTGCCGCGGTAAAGGATCCCTCCATACTGACCGGCCTGATGGAGATATTTGGAAAACAGTGCGTGGTAGTGGCCATAGACGGAAAGAGGGTCCCGGGGACAGACGGCCGGAACATCTTTGGCACAGATGCCAAGTACTGGTTTGAGGTGTTCATATACGGGGGAAAGAAGGGAACCGGAACAGATGCAATATGGTGGGCAGGCGAGGCCGCCCGTCTTGGCGCCGGCGAGGTGCTATTGACCAGCATAGACTATGACGGCACGAAAAACGGCTATGACATAGAACTGACCGGTGCCGTGGCCGGCTCCGTGCCTGTCCCTGTCGTGGCATCGGGGGGCTGCGGGGGCCCTGAGCACATGGTCGATATGTTCAAAAATACTGACGCTGATGCGGCCCTTGCCGCTTCTATCTTCCACTATGATTCACACGGGATACGGTGGACCAAAGAGCACCTCCGGGGAACGGGCATCCCCGTACGATTATAA
- a CDS encoding phosphoribosyl-AMP cyclohydrolase/phosphoribosyl-ATP pyrophosphohydrolase (COG0139): MEKKIDEIDFEKAGGIVPVIVQDNNTHEVLTLAYSNRESLELTRKTGLSWFWSRSRSKLWQKGEESGNTQQVKKILVDCDQDALIYLVEPSGPACHTGERNCFHHSLL; the protein is encoded by the coding sequence ATGGAAAAGAAAATAGACGAGATAGACTTTGAAAAGGCAGGCGGCATAGTCCCTGTTATAGTCCAGGATAATAACACCCATGAAGTGCTGACCCTCGCTTATTCCAACAGGGAATCCCTCGAGCTGACCCGCAAGACTGGCCTCTCATGGTTCTGGAGCCGTTCTAGAAGCAAGCTCTGGCAGAAGGGCGAGGAATCAGGCAATACCCAGCAGGTGAAAAAAATCCTAGTCGACTGCGACCAGGATGCCCTGATATACCTAGTGGAGCCGTCGGGGCCCGCGTGCCATACCGGCGAGAGAAACTGCTTCCACCATTCTTTGCTCTAG
- a CDS encoding threonine synthase (COG0498), with the protein MISRMIPRLNSIHLECRECGKIHEPDFRYVCEDCFGPLDVRYDGVSVNRDTFSGRAHTYWRYYEMLPILDKSHIVDIGSGMTPLMRADRLGDELGLKNLYIKNDSVNPTFSFKDRPAGVAVSKATELGLKAVGCASTGNLASATAAHAAKAGLPCHVFAPGDIEVPKIAQALSYGANFVAVDGTYDDSNRIAAQIGEQKGIGIVNINLRSYYVEGSKTLAYEVAEQLNWEVPDRLVVPVGSGAMLNAICKGFEELDELGLLGDVSSMRMVAAQPLGCAPVVDAYRKNQDIVQPVERPETVAKSLAIGDPGDGRYVLKRLKQYKGHAEDSNDREILNGITLLARTEGIFTEPAGGVAVAVLKKMVEDGKIDRDEKVVCYITGNGLKATEPLMEVLPKLDVMKADVEAISAVVK; encoded by the coding sequence ATGATTTCGAGGATGATCCCTAGATTGAACAGCATACATCTAGAATGCAGGGAATGCGGCAAGATACACGAGCCCGACTTTAGGTATGTCTGTGAAGATTGCTTTGGGCCGCTTGATGTCAGATATGACGGGGTGTCTGTGAACAGGGATACGTTCTCTGGCAGGGCTCATACATACTGGAGATATTACGAGATGCTGCCCATACTGGATAAATCGCATATTGTCGATATAGGATCAGGGATGACGCCTTTGATGCGCGCAGACCGTTTAGGTGATGAGCTGGGGTTGAAGAATTTGTATATCAAGAATGATTCTGTAAATCCAACGTTTTCATTCAAGGACAGGCCTGCCGGGGTGGCCGTATCAAAGGCTACCGAGCTTGGGCTCAAGGCGGTAGGGTGCGCATCTACTGGTAATTTGGCGTCTGCAACTGCTGCTCATGCTGCCAAAGCTGGCCTTCCATGCCATGTCTTTGCGCCCGGGGATATAGAGGTGCCAAAGATAGCGCAGGCATTATCGTACGGGGCAAACTTTGTGGCAGTAGACGGCACATACGATGATTCCAACAGGATAGCCGCCCAGATAGGCGAGCAGAAAGGGATAGGAATAGTGAACATTAACCTGCGCTCGTATTACGTAGAGGGCTCCAAGACGCTGGCGTATGAAGTGGCGGAACAGCTGAACTGGGAGGTGCCAGATAGACTGGTTGTTCCTGTAGGCAGCGGCGCCATGCTAAATGCTATCTGCAAGGGCTTTGAGGAGCTCGACGAGCTGGGCCTCTTGGGAGATGTTTCTTCAATGAGGATGGTGGCTGCGCAGCCACTGGGATGTGCTCCTGTAGTGGATGCGTATAGAAAGAACCAGGATATAGTCCAGCCGGTCGAGAGGCCGGAGACCGTGGCCAAGAGTTTAGCCATAGGGGATCCCGGGGATGGCAGGTATGTACTCAAGAGGCTAAAGCAGTACAAGGGGCATGCAGAAGATTCCAACGATCGCGAGATATTAAACGGGATAACACTGCTTGCCAGGACAGAGGGGATATTTACAGAACCTGCAGGGGGAGTAGCCGTGGCTGTATTGAAAAAGATGGTCGAGGATGGCAAGATAGACAGGGATGAGAAGGTTGTCTGTTATATCACGGGCAATGGCCTCAAGGCAACAGAGCCCCTCATGGAGGTGCTTCCAAAGCTCGATGTGATGAAGGCAGATGTGGAGGCCATATCGGCGGTGGTAAAATAA
- a CDS encoding 4-methyl-5-(beta-hydroxyethyl)thiazole monophosphate synthesis protein (COG0476), whose protein sequence is MANITFTVPPVLNGGTEKKIPMSAGTLKEAFDAVCKDMGEDFGRRVLEKDGTPRSLINVYVNGKNARFSGWMDTAFKDGDDVYLLPAVAGGSEMSRKEMDRYSRQIMLDSIGYEGQLKLKNARVCVVGVGGIGNPIVTRLAAMGVGKLRIVDRDVIELSNLHRQTMYEESDVGRVKVEAAAEKLRRLNSDVKVEPMAVSISENSAPDVVEGCDVVVDALDGVAARYALNRACLTKKIPFVTGAAVGTSGQVFTILPRETACYNCRFPALGEGDVPACSIEGVHPSILSIVGGIEVAETVRVVLGKKPDLAGRLLHIDLDPLSFSFVDIAREEQCPVCGPGVMVIENSGTSVKESTSVEANREMVVEELCGRAGGKRTFSLTPGRVFEIDVDGITRAASARGFRVEDQGELGLSVRTDDLSVSFMKSGSAMVVGTKDEDEARNLYNNLVGKDQVIRSSH, encoded by the coding sequence ATGGCGAATATCACGTTTACCGTTCCCCCTGTTCTGAACGGCGGCACGGAGAAGAAAATCCCAATGTCCGCGGGTACTCTCAAGGAGGCCTTTGATGCCGTGTGTAAAGACATGGGGGAGGACTTTGGGCGGCGAGTACTTGAAAAGGACGGCACTCCGCGCTCGCTGATCAACGTGTATGTAAACGGCAAGAATGCGCGGTTCTCGGGCTGGATGGATACTGCATTCAAGGACGGCGATGACGTGTATCTCTTGCCTGCGGTGGCGGGGGGCTCCGAGATGTCCCGCAAGGAGATGGATAGGTATTCCAGGCAGATCATGCTAGATAGCATAGGCTATGAAGGACAGCTCAAGCTGAAAAACGCCCGGGTCTGCGTGGTGGGAGTAGGAGGCATAGGGAACCCGATAGTCACCAGGCTGGCTGCCATGGGTGTTGGAAAGCTCCGCATAGTGGACAGGGATGTCATAGAGCTGTCTAATCTGCACAGGCAGACCATGTATGAGGAGAGTGACGTGGGCAGGGTAAAGGTAGAGGCTGCAGCCGAGAAGCTGCGCAGGCTCAACTCCGACGTCAAGGTAGAGCCAATGGCTGTCTCGATAAGTGAGAACAGTGCACCTGATGTTGTGGAGGGGTGTGATGTAGTGGTGGATGCCTTGGATGGCGTGGCTGCAAGATATGCACTGAACAGGGCATGCCTTACCAAAAAGATACCGTTTGTAACGGGCGCGGCGGTTGGCACCTCCGGACAGGTCTTTACCATACTGCCAAGGGAGACTGCATGTTATAACTGCAGGTTTCCGGCTTTGGGGGAGGGCGACGTGCCCGCGTGTTCCATAGAAGGTGTACATCCGTCGATACTCTCCATAGTGGGGGGAATCGAGGTGGCCGAAACCGTGCGCGTGGTACTGGGAAAGAAGCCCGACCTAGCCGGTCGCCTACTGCACATAGACTTGGATCCGCTGAGTTTTTCATTCGTAGATATAGCTCGGGAGGAGCAGTGCCCAGTGTGCGGCCCGGGAGTTATGGTGATAGAAAACAGCGGCACAAGCGTAAAGGAAAGTACCTCTGTGGAAGCCAACAGAGAAATGGTGGTAGAGGAGCTCTGCGGCAGGGCTGGCGGAAAGCGGACCTTCTCTCTGACCCCGGGTAGGGTATTTGAGATTGATGTGGATGGCATAACCCGAGCCGCGTCGGCGCGGGGCTTTCGTGTAGAGGACCAGGGAGAACTGGGCCTATCCGTGAGGACGGACGATCTCTCAGTGAGCTTCATGAAGAGCGGCTCGGCAATGGTGGTAGGCACCAAGGATGAGGACGAGGCGAGGAATCTCTACAATAATTTAGTAGGTAAGGATCAGGTGATAAGATCCTCCCACTAG